A window of Aricia agestis chromosome 3, ilAriAges1.1, whole genome shotgun sequence contains these coding sequences:
- the LOC121725264 gene encoding uncharacterized protein LOC121725264, with protein sequence MTFEELTSLFAQVEAILNSRPISPLSSCPTDHAALTPGHFLLGRSLTSLPAPMLEDINPRRLDRYQLIEQTRQVFWRRWQAEYVTELQSRSKWKTRCRDLKEGDLVIIKEDNIPPLAWRLGRVMKLHPGADGVPRVADLTTARGVIRRALNRLCLLLDEEDKA encoded by the coding sequence ATGACATTTGAGGAACTCACTTCTTTGTTTGCCCAAGTGGAAGCTATCCTCAATTCTAGACCCATTTCCCCCCTCTCTTCTTGTCCTACTGACCATGCAGCGCTCACACCTGGACACTTTCTCCTCGGCAGGTCACTGACGTCGCTTCCGGCTCCAATGCTAGAGGACATCAACCCTAGACGTCTGGACAGATACCAGCTGATCGAACAAACACGTCAAGTCTTCTGGAGAAGGTGGCAGGCGGAGTATGTCACTGAGCTGCAGTCCAGGTCAAAATGGAAAACCAGATGTAGAGACCTGAAGGAGGGAGATCTCGTCATTATCAAAGAGGACAACATCCCACCACTGGCCTGGAGGCTAGGACGGGTAATGAAGCTGCATCCTGGAGCTGACGGGGTGCCGCGAGTAGCGGACCTGACCACGGCGCGAGGAGTCATCCGGCGCGCTCTCAATCGGCTCTGCCTGCTGCTGGATGAAGAAGACAAGGCTTGA
- the LOC121740606 gene encoding transcription factor Adf-1-like, which produces MSSDVQEQIISAIFERRPIWNSKDVNHKNRRIINQLWEEIKNELNIEVTDLKKKWKNLKDHYRKELKKNPAPRSGDAGNVNQPSNWQYFSQLRFLQDEVVPNVTEGNLSSTEVSNQMSNDSFEIEDISGEKSQEDTTGHNEESSIYPQQPSTSSQEAPVSSQEASTSSQEISTPPREASASQRSRKKRTANDIRTEFLELERKRIRLLENDLSNQSRNEASRNENKSDDYYFFMSLLPQMEKFTPVQKFRVRQKINQALLDELSVNESTYPSNESYMYGYSTQQ; this is translated from the exons ATGTCCTCGGACGTGCAAGAGCAAATTATTTCGGCAATCTTTGAGAGGAGACCCATATGGAACAGCAAAGATGTGAACCATAAAAATagaagaataattaatcaattatgggaagaaataaaaaacgaaCTGAATATTGAAG TGACCGATTTAAAGAAGaaatggaaaaatttaaaagatcACTATAgaaaggaattaaaaaaaaatcctgccCCTAGATCAGGAGATGCCGGAAATGTTAATCAACCCTCAAATTGGCAATATTTTTCTCAATTGAGGTTTTTGCAAGATGAAGTTGTACCAAATGTTACTGAGGGTAATTTAAGCAGTACTGAAGTAAGTAATCAGATGAGTAATGATTCTTTTGAGATAGAAGACATATCTGGAGAAAAATCTCAAGAAGATACAACCGGTCATAATGAAGAATCTTCTATTTATCCACAACAACCTTCTACATCCTCACAAGAGGCTCCTGTTTCTTCTCAAGAAGCTTCTACATCATCGCAAGAAATTTCTACGCCTCCAAGAGAAGCTTCTGCGTCACAACGATCAAGAAAAAAGAGAACAGCGAATGACATAAGAACTGAATTTTTAGAATTGGAAAGGAAAAGGATAAGACTGCTGGAAAATGATTTATCAAATCAAAGTAGAAACGAGGCTTCCAGAAATGAGAATAAGTCTGATGACTACTACTTTTTTATGAGTTTACTTCCACAAATGGAAAAATTCACGCCCGTTCAAAAGTTTAGAGTAAGACAAAAAATTAATCAAGCTCTTCTAGATGAGTTAAGTGTAAATGAAAGCACGTACCCTTCTAATGAATCATATATGTATGGGTATAGTACTCAACAATAG